DNA from Palaemon carinicauda isolate YSFRI2023 chromosome 23, ASM3689809v2, whole genome shotgun sequence:
accctgcagacctggcctctcgaGGCCTTGATGTGGATAGCTCGCTGGAGTTGTCGCTGTtgctgacaggaccagagttcctgtgtcaagagcagggcAGTTGGCTAGCTCTTCCTAACGATGTgaagcgagcagaactagatgggGATTCAGAAattaagcagtctgcacccatcttcagcatggttgtgcCGGAACCTATCTTAGTAGAGAAGATTGCTGCtaagttctcttcatggaccaagatagtgcgaatcatcgctagactgaggcgattaggaaccaagagcGGATCAGAAGTGTTAACTGTAAACGAGATGAATagtgcaacaaccataatatggaagaagattcaagttcaagagtatgggagtgagatcaaatcactctccaagacggattccaaggtgaagaaatccagcaagatttgcaagttgcaaccatttctacaagaaggcttggtgaaagttggtggaagactctgtgaagccaccatcagtgatagctgcaagcaccccatcattcttccatccaagtcctcaattgtgaggaagatggtgcgatggacccatgaaacaaacagccattgtgggcagaaccatcttatggctgaactaagaaaaaattactggatcgttcatggaaattcagtagttagatctGTGATAtgtgactgtgtcatctgtagaagactccGTTGTCgaccagtgaatcaagtgatggctgacttgccctctgaccggatctgtcctggggatcctcccttcaccaatacagggcagactgcttcggtcccttctttgtgaagcaggggtgctctacagtgaagcgctgtgggagccatttttacctgccCGACAGTGTGAGCGATTCacctggaggttctcagctcgatggaccaagactcctttgtgaatgcagtgagaagattaCTGCCAGGCGAGGAGatgtcaagagaatatggtcagataacggtaccaacctcgtcgcagctgaccTACAGGTGAAagaagctcttcaagacttcaaggaagtGGAAATTGCCCAAACactagcagctaagggcatcgagtggTGTTTCAACCCACCACATGCGTCACACTTCGGAGAagtctgggaacgcctcatacgctcagtgagaagagctctcagtgcaacctgcctgcagcaaGTCTccactgacgacacactatcgactCTGTTCTGCGAAGCCGAGTCTTTGGTGAATGGGAGACCtctaaccaaggtaaacgacgacccagactgtccactgccattgaagcctagtatgctgttgactctgaagagtgcagtgctcccagttACAAAAACTGACCAGAAGGAattgtatgttaggcgccgctggtgtcaagcgcaatatcttgccgaccaattctggaagcgatggctgaggcagtaccttccattgctgcaagaaagacagaagtggaccgtccaacggcgagaAACCCAAGTTGGCGACATTATGCTAAAtaccgacgaacgtctccccagaggctcttggcctttgggacgagtcttggaagtgactcgagactctgacaaccgagttagacaagccaagattaagaccgagtgtggATTGTACTTACTcccagtgcagaaaatgtgccttctccttgaaatagagtgtgatgacagtggagtgccattggaaaaaaGAGTGAACATcgtgcgctgctcatatggcgtgctgtgtatgtggcatatttgcggTATATTTTGTATTctacaaaatagggggcggtgtaggatatgccaaagcgttttacgtttttagttaagttggagCTCcaagttttctttgttgatgataaggatgaggggataagcgagagttgggattgcctgatgtttgttttgtaatttaattatacatatatgtacactattttgaattaaatatttctattgaatggaaaactgtatacattttttgtttactttttggtatgaaaaagaagtattgagttgttaccgaaaaatattgtattgttattgctggcatctgcccaaaaggccacaatttatgcccgccttggtgCCTTTGTTAGTTTAGCGTAGGCAAGCTCTGGAAGGCACATGGAATTTGTGCATGTtatggttctgcagtatttgtgatgtGCTGAGTTGCCCAGTGTACTCATCTTAGTaataagtgaccagtgttgctgttagctaggaggctgaatgcttctggttgtacagcaacttttaccagtggttatctgtgaatttagtattagaatcaGCGTCTGGAAAATGtacgtttattttttatgttaagtcaATCTTACATGTGGAatcactgtattgtattttacatcatttatattactttgtatttacataatatttacattatgaatattgttttacatgaatatttaaattattttttgtatatttattgctgcttttgtttgcagcgtcaaacctcgcttctttgatgAAATATATGAACACCAAAGAGGAAGAGtatttgacttcacccttagtaaaataCCAATATTCAGAACGTACCTGCATTGGTGGTGTCgtgttctacaatatatatatatatatatatatatatatatatatatatatatatatatatatatatatatatatatatatatatatatatatatatatatatatatatatatatatatatatatatatatatatatatatatatatatatatatatatatatatatatatatatatatatatacatatacagtatatatatatatatatatatatatatatatatatatatatatatatatatatataaatatatatatatatatatatatatatatatatatatatatatatatatttatacacacatatacctatatatatatatatatatatatatatatatatatatatatatatatatatatatatattatttatatacatatatatatatatatatatatatatatatatatatatatatgtatatatatatatgtatatatatatatatatatatatatatatatatatatatatttatacatatatatatatatatatacatatatatatatataatatatatatgtatatatatatgtatatatatatatatatatatatatatatatatatatatgtgtgtatatatatatatatatatatatatatatatatatatatatatatatatatatatatatatatatatatatatatatatatatatatacgtatatatatatatatatatatatatatatatatatatatatatatatatatatatatatctatatctatatctatatatatatatatatatatatatatatatatatatatatatatatacgtatatatatatatatatatatatatatatatatatatatatatatatatatatatatatatatatatatatacatatatatatctatatatatatatatatatatatatatatatatatatatatatacgtatatatatatatataaatatatatatatttatatatatacatatatatatatatatatatatatatagatatatatatatatatatatatatatatatatatatatatatatatatatatatatatatatatatatatatatat
Protein-coding regions in this window:
- the LOC137617400 gene encoding uncharacterized protein, encoding MELTAAAVAAQLDCKIRSELYLELCDTVFWTDSTSVLKYISNQCARYHTFLNNQVNLIRDLSDIPAWRYVNTSANPADLASRGLDVDSSLELSLLLTGPEFLCQEQGSWLALPNDVKRAELDGDSEIKQSAPIFSMVVPEPILVEKIAAKFSSWTKIVRIIARLRRLGTKSGSEVLTVNEMNSATTIIWKKIQVQEYGMKRCGSHFYLPDSVSDSPGGSQLDGPRLLCECSEKITARRGDVKRIWSDNGTNLVAADLQVKEALQDFKEVEIAQTLAAKGIEWCFNPPHASHFGEVWERLIRSVRRALSATCLQQVSTDDTLSTLFCEAESLVNGRPLTKVNDDPDCPLPLKPSMLLTLKSAVLPVTKTDQKELYVRRRWCQAQYLADQFWKRWLRQYLPLLQERQKWTVQRRETQVGDIMLNTDERLPRGSWPLGRVLEVTRDSDNRVRQAKIKTECGLYLLPVQKMCLLLEIECDDSGVPLEKRVNIVRCSYGVLSSNLASLMKYMNTKEEEYLTSPLCGEWDTNEWSAPPKDPSAVTLVRPTVIYLEIAQQKNNVGCSTLTPTPALYLRLRNQRKGETREIDPPPPRRMTAEAAAEVKVTSGLLKPQLKDTNGLTLAKGRSMYGLGEGFSIDHALRARCKVQRWGERE